In Tenrec ecaudatus isolate mTenEca1 chromosome 9, mTenEca1.hap1, whole genome shotgun sequence, the DNA window ccaggaggggaagtggaaggggaaggtggaggcagaaagagggaaccaatcacaatgacctatctataaacCCTCCCAGGGAATGGAaaacaggaaagtggatgaagggagacaggacagtataaaatatgacaaaataatttataaacgatcgtgggagggaagggggaaaaatgagctgataccaagggctcaagtagaaagaatgttttgagaatgagaatggcagcaagtgtacaaatgtgcttgacacaatggacggatgtatggattgtgatagttgtatgagcccccaataaaatgatttaaaaaaacaaccaaccagaCAAACCACCATAGGGTATGGGATGAAGAATCACATCCAAAGATGCCTGCCTCAAAGGCCAAGTGAAGGCCATGGAGCACTGGCCCCAGAAGTTGAACTATGAGTCTACTGGGTGTGTGACTATGACATTGCAGGTTAACAGGCGCACCTGCTATGCAGCTACGGTCTGCCAGACCCGAGACGAATCCCAAACACACGAGAGctttccatcctcacagttgtatgAAATGGAAAAAACCATGTTGTTGCCAAGTGCAACTCCAATTCCGAGCAATCTtctgacagtagaactgccccatcaggatttctaaggctgccgatctttaaggaagcagactgctgcatctttgtcttgcagactggctggtgggtctaaaccaggggtcctcaaactacggcccatgggccacatgcagcccgccgaagacatttatccagcccacctggTGTTTTTGCCacccgctgcctgtcctgcttagcagcgacttgtccagtgtgcataggaatttgctcattgtttatttttaagccatagtccggccctccaatggtctgagggtcagtgaactggccctttgtttaaaaagtttgaggacccctggtctaaacCATcgacttttctgttagcagctaagtgcttaatCACAGCACTGTCTACCCTGAGTTCCATCAGTTGAAAGCTCTCGTCCACACCAGTGTATGTATACCAGACTAGCTGGATTTGCGAGCTATgactgggatcataatagtgggaggaaggATTAAGGACCGAGAGAAGCTGTGTGTTTAATTGGTCTATACTGCCCCCTGGGCGTATCTTCTCCTcctggggcccctctgggctgggCCCAGTGGATTTCTAAAGCTGTCAGTCTGTTTACTTTTTAAATAACCCTTCACTGGAGCAGAAGGCTCtacctttctcctttggagcagctggtggtttcaaaccgctgaccttgcggttagcggcccaacaagtaatccactgtgccaccacgtggaggcatcaaaaagttcatagaaaaattccatttgtCCACACACTTTGGGGAGCCCCCTTGTATCTCCTGTTAGGGGAAACAGACACCTGTAGGGAGTTTCCCCTCCACTCTCCGCACTGCTCTCTTCCTGTGACAAAGCGGCAACACCTCACCTGAGCTTTGTTCTCTGCCTTTCTGGATTCCTCAACAACCATCAGTTAATTCACGCTCTTTCAAGTACTCTTTCAACGCCTGCCTCTCAGCAGAATCTTCCCACTGACTTTTAGATGCCCTCCTTGAACTACCAACTCAGTACCACTGGGGCAATTCCAATTCACCGCAATCCTCCAGGacaagagtagagctgcccctaagGGTTCCCGAGAggataactctttaggggagcagaaaatcTAACCTTATCCCTcacagtggctgatggtttcaaactattgaccaactagcagcccaactcagaacccactatgccaccagggctcctcactgaaCTAGATGCCACCAGACCAACTCAGGAACTAGCTTAATGCAATCTAAAAAGGAAGTCGAGCGAGAAGCACCCCCCTCAGACCAGCCTCTGGAGTGGGAAGGGCTTGCTGCACATGTGTACTGGTGGTGGTCCAGCTGGGAAGGATGCCAGAAGCTAAGGAGCCACCATGTAGAAACCTTCACATCTGGGGCCAGACTGGCTCCTATGAAGATGTAACCTCTGTGAGTAAAGACAGGCTCTAAAGGGTACCCCACTTCAGAGATCTGCAGTAGTCCATCCCAACCTGGAGACTCCTTCCTGAACCCCTTCCGGtcctaaaagaaagaaaacacacaacaAGCAGAACGCTCCGCTCAGCTGTACCTGAAATGGCGAAGCAGTTGTCCAGGACTGGAGCCCACGTCACTCGCAGCAGCTCTGGGTCAGGGCTGGCCGTGGACACCGGGCACTGCACTGAGCTCACAGGGTTGCAGAGGCGCCGGGAGTCGAGGAGACAGAGCTGACCACTTGAGCAAAGGCTGGCAATGCTAGACCCAGAGCCCTGGCGTCTGGCCCTGACCGCTGCACACCACCTTCCAACACCAGCCCCTGGGCCGGGGCCAAGGTTCTCAGATGGTGCCCACTTCTGGCGAATGTCAACCAGTCCCAGCCTGCCGGAGGTGCAGCAGAAGGCAAAGGTGTCTGCATCCAGGACCTGCAGGCTACTCAGCACCTCACTGTCACCAACACCTGGGAGAGGGAAAGAGACAGGTCTGGAAATCTGGCAGGGCTGACTAGTTGCCAGTCTTTCTCTCTGTGGAGCCTTCCACAAAGTTTCAGGCCAAATGAATACTTCTCCCCAATTAACAGTGTCTACTTAGCTGGCTGGGTGTCAGTCCCTGGCAGGTCCTCCCTCCAGCCTTGGGTGGGAGCCCTTGAGGCCAGGGTGTGCCTCTCCGTCATGCTCTTCTCCGGTATCTGGCCCAGAGGCCTGAGCAAGGTGTCCGAGGGGGCTCCGCTAGGCGAGACAGCAGATGCTGGCTGCAGTACCTGAGGTGTATGTGGTCTTCTGGGATTCCAGGTCTGTAATCCTCAGGCTTCGGAGCCTCTCCCCATGGAGGACTCCAGGGGCGCCCGAGGAAAAGACGGCCATCCTCGGCCAGAGACTGCCCTCCTCCTCATGCACAGCAACGGTGCTGACGGCCTTAATGACATCTGCAGGGGACAGGAAAGCAGCTCAGATCCAGAATTCGAACAAAGGTTGAGAATGTGACATGGTGAAGGCCAACCGGCGGGCCATCTCCAGCCTTACATTGAGAAGGTTGAGGAAAAAAGGGGGCAGACAGGCAGCAAGAGAGGATGTTGAGGTGTAATTACCCTGACTTATAGATATACATTTCTGAAACGGTCAGAAGCACTTCAATTTCCTTCTAATTTGTCTTCTTAATCCTCGTGACAACGGGCAATAACGAATCACAGCAGTCATCTctcagcccctccccccacccacacacacatttccAGTCTGTAGTTTATGGAGGACAAATAAAGGAGAACAGAACACCCTGGTGATGTCACTCTCACCTTGAGTGAAGCATAGCAGGCAGAAAGCTGATGACGGGGCTTGGCCCTGCGGTTAAGCACTCCGTTGCTAAAGTAAAGGATGGTGATTCAAAGCCACGTAGGAAAAGGAGAGCAGTTTGCgccctctaaagatttacagccttggaagcccagggGCAGCATTGCTTCCTTGTGACATTTGCCGAAGCCATCTGTCTCGGGAAGCCTAGCTGGTATAGGCTAGAATGCACACGTCATTGTCTTAAAATGTAGACCAGACAAGAAAACCCATGCCTTTCTTCACACTGAATGGAAGCAAACATACTGGGACTCGAGTGGAACCCAATCTGGGTTTGGCTCTGCCTGCTTAGTTAGCAGGCAGGTTTTGTCTCTGTTCTAGAGGCTTCTCATTTATCTGTGTAGAACAAGCCACCTGTTAGTACAAGTTCCTTTCAGGGAGACTTGTGTTTCCAGGTCAATccatacatgcacatatatattttGCTCCAGGAGGTTGCATGTTATCTGGTGGAAGATGCATATTTTAAGAATTCATAGTACCCCCTCCCCCAGAATAAGTACTGATGTGGCATCCAAAGGGGACTTCACAGAAGAGTCTTCCCTGCACCTACCCGTCGTcctaagacctccagacatttcaGTTGAATAagtcaattattttttaatcacttaTTGATGGTTTTGTTATGGATCTGTGTTTTGAACAGCTGTTTTGGGtgagatagaaaaaaaaaaaaccaaaacgaaaAACCACTACCACCAACAAAATACTGGTAGATTTTGACATATGTGGAAAAGAGAAACTCTCTTGAAAGCAAATTAAAATaggtttaatattttttaaaaaaaagaattcaaagtGCTAGAAACCTGTCAGAATTCAAAAGGTGGTGGCCAGGACGAGGAACAGTCACTGGCACTGTCCAGCTGGTACACATTGTGCCCTCCAGGTACTTCACATGCAGGAGGGCACGAAGGGGCCTGTCTAGGGCAGGCCGGAATGCAGGAGTCTGCAGGCTAAGCCACCAGACGTGCTGCCTCCTGCCTTGCTGAATGAACTCGGTGCCTTCACTGCAAGGAGCTGCAGAGGTTCCGGCAGAGAGGACTGCAGTCCTTCAGCCCCAGAGGGTGTCTTAGTGGAGCCAATGCGGCTGTGACTGACACCAGCCTGCTGGCACTGGCCTGATTCTCTTAGGCCACACTTAAGTAGCTCCCTCTTTCCTTCCCAGACTCTGAGGAGCCTGGGGCAGATCCCCTAAGGTCCTGGTGCTCTGAGCCAAAGGATGGTTCTCGGTCTATTTGTCCCTAGTGGTGACAGGGGTGCCGTCAGGGGCAATCAAGCACACACAATCCTTAAAGATTCAGTGGAAAGCAAACACTTTATAAAGCCCTTTTGACTACAGAGTTACTTTCCAATCAAAgttaagagggaaaaaaatccaggtttcttctgctctctaAACTCAGTGGCAACTGCATTTCCTAGGAAATCCACATTAGATTTAAGCGTCACTACTATAAAATCAAAGCAAAAGACATGGTGAGGCACCCCCAGGACGTAGAAACAGGTAAGCATGCTGCCTCTCAGTTAAGCCTGCATCGTCTGGCTCACAGCAGAAGCAAGCAAAGGCACTTGAGGGGACCAGACGTTTCTCCCAGACCTGCAAGTCTGAGCAGACACGCGAATAAGCCGAGAGAGGTGGTGCCTGCTGGGGCTGCTCCTCAGCCAAGGAATCAAAGAAAACCCTGGCCTCTCCAGTCAAGAGGAAGCAACACCAACCAACTGAAGCTGGAAGCTAAAAGGCAGCATTCAGCTGCGACCTTCAGGCTATATTCATTTAACCTGGTGGCTTCCAGAGCCAAGGAAAGAGGTCTGGGGCAACACCAACCTCAGGACAGCCAGCACCTGGGCAGCACAAGTTTTATACTTCCTGTATAAGACGTGTTATAAAAACACAATGTCAGTggtcttggtggcactgtgggttgggtgctggactgctaaccacaaggcccactagttcaaacccactaattgTTCCCAGGAGAAAGGTCAGGTGGTTTGCTCCCATAAAACGTTCTGTGGTACCCTCTAAGCTGATTCGTCTAGTTCTGGTGATGGTGCCCATGCACGTGTTGATTAGACCATGTCTTCTGTAAGCAAAGAAGAAGCTGGTCGTCAGGGCCTGCAGCCTTTCATTTTTAGTGACACTGCTTGTTTTTTTTATACTTATACAATTGTGTTCCACTTTACACAAGGGTTTTGTGAGTCTAAGGAGAGTGTTTGCCCCTATAAACAGACTAGATTTGTTCTAGAGATGCTAATAAAAAATCAGGTTTCTGAAAGACCAAACTCAGGGCCTTGAGAAATTCAAAAAGGTAATTGTGTTATGCTTATAGCTTGCTATGCTaacagctggccagcctgcctcagGCTCGAATTATTCTGCACTAATGCTCACAGGCAGGTGGCTCTTTAACTCCCTTGGGCCACTCATTGCTACAGGCTGGACTAAGGGTTCTGTCTGGCACCTGGTACCTGTCTCACTTAGGACCAAAAGTATCTGCAAGCAGTGTTTGAGTGATTAATAAGATTTTTCGTCATTCATCATTAAACTACTGCTACCCTACCTAGACCATTTTTATGTGAATACAAACAAATAACTGCGTTTTACTGACTTACAGGTAGACCGGGGGGCAGGGGCGGGCATGATGGTCTTTTCAATAAAtaatttgtgggggtgggggccacaATGGGATATCCACATCCAAAAAATATCAACTCAGCTCCTTACCACACACCATCACAATGAACTCAATACGGATCATAGGCTTAAAACAAAAGCCTGACCTCATCAAAACGCTGTAAGGGCACCAGGAAGCACATGAAACGGCAAGCAAAAGAATGGGAAACAAGACTGGCCACAAATCTGGTACACTGTAACTAGCACATACAAAGGACTCTCAACTCAGGACAAGAGAAACTACCCCTGAACAAGTGAGCAAGTGAACTGAATGGACATCAAGACTAGGAAGCTTGTGAAAAGATACACATCATTAGTTGTGTCGTTGTTACGTGCCCTGAAGTCCAGCTCTGACCTGTGGACACAACAGAAACATTGCCAGGCCCTGTGtccgcctcacaattgttcccatgctggagctcattgctgcagccccccTGTCCATCTGTCACCTTGAGGGCCTTCCATTAGGCAGTAGGGAAATGCAGACCGAGGTACTCACTGCTGTGAGGCGCCCTGGAGCAGTTTCTGACTCACACCTACCCAAggtacaagagaacaaagcactgctagTCCGTGCAGTCTCACAACAGTAGTTAATGCCCGAGTTCATCTCTGCAGTCACCGTGGCAATGCAGCTcactgaggctcttcctctttttcgctgactctctgtcttaccaagcatgatttccttctccaaggattggtctggagaacatgtccgaagtatgagcGGCCTTAACAACAGTTGTTATAATCGGCAAGCAGGAGGAAGGGGACCCTCATACGCTGCTGCTCGGAAAGGAAAAGGGGGCAGCTACTTTAGAAGGCAGTTGGGCAGTTTCTTTTAAAAGAGTAAAGAAATTTACCATGACTCAGAAATTCCACTCGTAGGCTCTAGCTAAGAGAAATGAAAGCAAATGTCCACATTAATGTACTTTGCAGCATTTCTGACAGTGGCTCTCTCAGGGGAGTAGGGAAGTGGATAGACAAAATCTATATAcaatggaaacaaaagtaacaaaccACTGACACAGGCTCTCAAGTGTGGACCTCAGAAATATTATGCTAAGCCACAGAAGCCAGGCACCAGTGATTCTATTAGTTCATTCATATAAAATGGCCAGAAAAGGTGACTCTGCAGAGACTAATAGAGTAAAGGCTGCTGGGGGCAAGAGGTGGGAATGAGTAGGGGCTAGCAGAAAATGGGCACGATGGACCTGAAAGGGctttgaaaatgttctaaagcttGCATGGCTGCACAaattgtaaaaaatattttttaatcactgGCTTGATAAAACACTTGAAATAGGTGGCATGTGACATACACAAAGCAGAACAAAAACCACAACTACAATTAAGTGAAACCAACAACCAACCGACCAGATCTACAGCCTAAGTGACAAGTCAGAAAAAAGAGGCAAGGTCACAGGGCCAGTGACCTGAAAAAGCAAACTGAGCACACGCCCTGCCTTTCTGTAGCCCTGTAGGTTCAGAGATGCCAATGGCTGCCGGCCAATCTGTGGGAAGCTTCCCAGTAAGGTGGCACAGGGACTGAGGCAAGGGTCACACAAGCAAAGAAGCAGACCAAGAGCCACGGCCTGTGCCTCAGAGGCCCACTTGCACGCTTGCCAACAAGCTCTaccagaggaggaaggggagaggaCTAAGACAAGCCAGGGGCTGGGTGACAAAGGccatgccatttgtgttagtctgggtggactagagaaacaaatccatgaagacacatatgtgtataagaaagagatttatatacaagagcaactgaacattgaggaacatcccagcccagtccagatcaagtccttaagtccgacattagctcatctgtctgataccaatctataaagtcctcttcagactcacaaaacacatgcaataatgccgaatgtagaagatcacaggccagtgggtggaaagtctttggatccagtggcattggaaatatctcagtgctggctggtctctgcatggcttctccaacacccagggctgcaacagggtgggtccatgtgtcttgtcagctgctatgtctcccagggtgtgagcagagtctcgcacctccaaggaggaaattaccAGACTtcccagaaggccatgcccacacagaagtctcactggCTATCTCCGGATTGAGAGACTAGACTCAACCcttatactcttaatcctcaaattgacaccagattaggtgactactacACCATTGTTTAAGGGAATGCCATTTTTCTTCCCTTCAACTCCTAGGCGGAAcacaaaactcaatgccatcaagttgatgccaacttacagtgccctatagggcaggatagaactgtccttgtgtgtttctgagactgtaacttatggaagtagaaagccctgcctttctctcatggacaggatggtggttttgaactgatgacattgtggttagaagtcataaccactacagcaccagggccccTCCCAGATCAGGGCCCCTCCCAGAACAGGCTTGGCATTGTTCTGCTCCTCTCTCCATAAGCTGGTTGGGGAGGAGAGTGACTTTTCTGCAAGGGACACTGTCAGTCCTGCCTCTTGCTCATGTACTTCCCTTTCCTGGGACTAAGATGCAGGCAGAGAGGTGACTTCCTCTTCCATGAGGTGAGCCCCACTCAGCCCTTATCTGGAGACGAGGCAGAGAACTGCAGTTCTCCATGTGTTCCAACTTTGACAGGGCTGATGGGTTCAATTCCTAGAGTATGTTAGGAAGCTCCATTTTAGTCTTGGATGCCATGCTAGGATTGCTAATTAGATACTGCATTTTAATACCCCCCCCCCAGCTTGAGTGTACCTCTTAATTGGCTCAAATGAGTCCTAGAACCCCAGCACTGACCAATTCAAATTCACTCACCACTGTCCTCTGCCATCTGCCACACCTGCAAGGAAGCACCAGGGATGCTGCTGGTCACCAGCAACCTGTTCAGGATGGATAAAGGCTCTGAGTCTACATGGTGGAGACCGcaccaacccacccccaccctcgcccCCCAAGTCTTCCCCACTCAGCTTGAGACGCCCACAGTTTTCAACATGAGGCAAGCGTACTGCCAGACGGGATTATCACCCTCACTGAACAGATGGGGAGGTGAGGGCTGGTCACTCTGCTTCAGGGACAGAGCCACAGCTCAGAGTCCAGAGTAGAGCTGGGACTGAGCCCAGGCCGCCATGTGTCACAATGCTCATCTAGAGAGGGCACTCAGAAGTCACAACCCTGACCCAGAGACTCTCAGTTGCTCCCAACTAAGCTGTTGCCAATTCCTTAACAACAGCTTGGTGAGAAATTAGGTACTTCCTTTTAGCTTTATCTATTCCCTGCAGTTAACTCCAGTCAAAAGGGCTTTGATAGCAATTTTTTATccccaaaatatgtgtgtgtgtgtgtgtgtgcgcgcttgTGTCTGCTCACATGTGCTCTGATGATAAACAGGCAGGAGAGCCCTGAACCTTTCCAGCCACCCTTTCTTGAATGGAAGGTCTGAGATTCAGAGCTGGATCATACCTGGTCTCTGGCACGTGCTTGAGATCGAAGATTGGTTTGTCTGAAAATCCTCCATGGCGCACCGTGAAATCTCTTTCTGGAAACAAGCCCTAAAAGACAAAGGTTTGATCCAtcagagcaggggtgtcaaactggcagcaCGTGGGCCGCATGCAGCCCTGAGGTAAATGTTTGTGGCccgtgatgctctgaaataaaatgaaaatagaaaaattattatgaaagaaatagcacttaggggagataaaggcaataccatacacacaattcctgcattaaccctttaactactgaagacgagtatACACGTGGTCCAGTGACTTTCCATTTGGAAGCGATGTGTCTGCCACTCTCGGTGTCacgtaatgtaaacagatcccaatagcgaaaaggctaaaaagagcactctgggttgtgctgttatgaatcatacccagCGGCAGCACTAGTCAACatgtttagagggaagccattaggattgtgcatcacgttggtcagctgtccaacattttgtgttttttaatagttactttgttatatttcccGATCACAACATaacaggtaagtgaaaactagtaggaggaaagcgctggcaagtttcgggtgaaaaagaataattttagttttataaatacattaaaataaatgtttaaataaagcaattatatagtgttttaattatcctatccatattcctgaatcctctcttgaaaatataaatttaacaaaatttgtaaatgtgacgtggcccatgtgaatcttgcctgttgcaccaatggccggcatttttttttttaacaatttattaggggctcatacaactcttatcacagttcatacatatacatacatcaattgtataaagcacatctgtacattctttgccctaatcatttttttctcctcttttctttttttacattttattagggactcatataactcttatcacaatccatacatatacatacatcaattgtataaagcacgtccgcacattccctgccccaatcattctcaaagcatttgctctccacttaagccctttgcatcaggtcctctttttttttccccctccctcccctctccctcatgtgcccttggtaatttatacatcgttattttgtcatatcttgccctatccagagtctccctttcccccccttctctgctgtccctctcccagggaagaagtcacatgcggatccttgtaatcagttccccctttccaacccactctcccagcatcgcccctcacacccttggtcctgaaggtatcatccaccctggattccctgtggctccagccctcatatgtaccagtgtacagcctctgaatGGCCGGCATTTTAAGTGAGTTGGACTCCCCTGCATTGGACAGAGCCTTCTCTTGAAAGGACCCTTTCAGACAAGCTAAGGAGCCAAACCTTGGCAGGAGGCCAAAGAAACTGCTCAGCTGGTAATAGATGCTTCTCCCTGCAGAGCACGGGGTTCGGTTCTCTGTAAACGATGGTCTCCTTGGAGCCTACATATCCCAAACCCTTCTAACATTTCACTCACCCCTTTCACTACAGCATTCAAGAACCAAAGGGGCTTCCAAGAGGTTGAATGCAAGAAAACCCTGGTATCTGTTCAGAGAACCTCATTATACTCCATGCCTTCCTAAAGGAGTCTCAGAAGCTTAACAGTTTCATCAAAGAGAGCTGGGGTGGATTAGCCAACAAATATACTCTGGGGACAGGATCAGGTTCCCGTTATCACTCTCTGCAACTTCACCCAAATCCCTGTCAGGAACTACTATGTCCTCACAGCTCATAACCCTCCTCAAGCCTCTCTAGCTTTAGGACACCTTCCTTCCAACTGGTGTTTCCTAGTTACTCTTCTACTTCCTCCTCTCTTCGGGCCTTTGCACTGACCACATAGCCAAAATGCATGTGCAAAGGTGAACAGGGGCTTCCAAGGCTAACGACCGAACTGCTCAACCCTCCTCTGATCCTACAGCAACACTAGCGAGCTCCTTCTTTCCTGATACGCTCTCTCCTCTCAGCGTCTGAAACCCTAACCCGAGACTCTTCCTACTTCAAAGA includes these proteins:
- the LOC142456773 gene encoding integrator complex assembly factor WDR73-like isoform X2; this encodes MEANEDWLVESLRLYQDFHAFDLSGATRVLEWIGNKGIFVAGYESLPKNEILHLLLPLRLSVKENQGLFPERDFTVRHGGFSDKPIFDLKHVPETRLLVTSSIPGASLQVWQMAEDSDVIKAVSTVAVHEEEGSLWPRMAVFSSGAPGVLHGERLRSLRITDLESQKTTYTSGVGDSEVLSSLQVLDADTFAFCCTSGRLGLVDIRQKWAPSENLGPGPGAGVGRWCAAVRARRQGSGSSIASLCSSGQLCLLDSRRLCNPVSSVQCPVSTASPDPELLRVTWAPVLDNCFAISGFDGTIQVYDVTSWGEVESQVEPLFTHRGHIFLDANERNTTPLVTNHLWHPCKPRTLLSAASDASLHVWDWVDLQASC